The Corynebacterium freiburgense region TTTGCTAGCCTGTTTAGCACTTGCCCCACCAACCATAAAGGAGATTAATTCAATAGCTTCTCCCATCGGCTCGAAACCCAAAACCTCTACTAGAACCGACAAGACCCGAAGATAAATTAAAGCGCACTCAAAAACAAGCATTAGGTAAAACGGCCCAACTTTTCCCACCTAGCACTTTCAGATCCGATCTAGAAATTCAAAGCATTCATACACAAAAGCCAAATAATTAATTTTCCATATTATGCTTCAACGCTAGTTTTTGAGCAATGAGTACCAATAATCCATGATCTGCAATTAATAAGCTGGGAGATTCTTCTACTGGAATAAAACGGAAGTTCGCAATCATAGCAGCATTGCCCTGATTGGCAGTATCAACATTGGTCCAAGCGAGTTTCCAATGAAGATCTGATTTAATCCAAAAAAAGTTACGTAGATGAGTTTCATCTTTAAATTTACCCATGTCATATAAATACTGCCCTAAATACATCATTGGTGCATTAAGTATCAGTCCAGACTCTTCGTAGAGTTCACGGCGCGCGCACTCCTCTAGTTTTTCGCCAGGTTCGCGCGTGCCTGCTGGAACCTGCAAACCAGCGTTTGGAAAATGCTTTTGAGTAAAACTAAGGACATGTGTCAGTGAACGATCAAAGACATAAATAAAAACTTTTTCATAATCGTAATTTGTCATTTTTCTATCTCTCACTTTTCAATACATTAAAATCCGTCAACGGAACACTTCTAAAATTCCAACAAATCAGCCTTCATCAACAATCGCTCCCCAAATCGTCCACGCAAAATTCAATGATGTAGCCATCACAATTTTATGGCAGTTATACCACTAACTGCTCTAGTTGGAACCTTTTTTACCACCTCCATAAAGCCCGAATCGACCCCCAAGGCAATAATATTTAAATAGTAAGACTATATTTTATTCGTTTCTTTACTTCAATTTGTTTTAAATTACTATGACCTACTCAAATCGGCTTTTATCCAAAAATGCCGAAGATGACAAAGGATTTTGCAGGTTTTGCATTGCGAGTCTGCGACAAAACAACACAACAAAATCTTGTACCATTCACACTACTACTCACAAACGTTCAATTAATAAGTTCATTATTCTTGCCAATGAGTTCGAAGCCACTGCTTATACGCATCGTTGCCTTCGAAAGTATTGGGGCTTACTCACAGTTTGCCGTACACCCCAATCTACTGTAGTACCCCACTTCTACAGCGCATCATTGCCCAAACGTTTAGTGTCTCCCTGCCCCCTCAACGATCGAGAAATTTACTCCTACACACCAACTGCCGATTACCCTCAAATCAGCAATTTACACAATACGGCGCCAGACAGTTCATTATTCTTCTACAAAAACCTGAATAGTTTTCTTCCTAGATCACTGAGTCAACACTAGGAAATGTCCGACCCGAGAGATTATCAATCTTGCCAGTAATATAGTCTCGTGCGCTATACGTATCAATACCCACTGAAATATTGGACTGCCAACAGCTTGGGGTAACACTGGGTCAGCATCTTCTACAGTGACTCTTTGCCCAGATCCTTCATGTTCCCCCGAACCACTTTGCCGCGCGTCATTAATACAATGCTCGACTTGTTTGACCGCTTTTTACCGAACGCACCTATGTCCCGTCACTATCGCTACATCACCATTGGCGTACTTGGATACACGTTGATGCTGCAAAGCGGTTCTGGAAATACCAGTAAAACCGATGTCAGCAACCTATCACAACAAGCTTGTTGCTGACGTGTTCCACTCCACTCGTAATTACGCGATAACCAACTTGAATCACACAGAAACTGGTTTCACTAGCGCACAAAAAGAACGTCTTCATCTTCTGACGAAATGTGGGTACCAAAAGGTTTTTGAGAAAGCCGTTGGGGGCATGCTTTTCTAAACCCCTAGTGCAAATTACCGTGTCCTTCTGGTTCGTTTCGCAGGCCTGCCGAGTATCTTATCTCTTCTATAAACCCGACTTACTTCAATTTGGTGCGAAAGTTTCGATGGAATCCAACTTCGAACCAGACTAGATAATAGTTGACGATACAAGGTCAACAAGACGAACACTTGTTCCTGGTGGGCGAGAGCAATGTATTAGTTTGTTGTCCTAAACGCCAGTTCAAAACATCCTGCGCAATAGGAATCACCAAAAGTTGTAGTATCGCGAACATATGGCTCAAACCGTACAACTCCGCCCACCCGAGCACTATCCCCTAGTACAAAACAATGAAAACACAAGTGTAAACCCACAGCTCAATACGTCAAGAGCTAGGTTAATCACAAGACCAAGACATCAGTTGGGGCAGCTGATTGGGTTTCCCTGCTAACCATCAAAGAATCCTCAAACAGCCTCGACAGATCTACAATCCTTGCAATACCTCTAACACATAAACCTATTCATCATCACGGTCTTCAGATCCATGCTTATAAGGATCTGCCTCACCCGCAGGGGTTGCGTTTGCAGCCAGTTTCCGTAGTTCTTCATCACGCGCCCGCGCCTTAGCC contains the following coding sequences:
- a CDS encoding NUDIX domain-containing protein is translated as MRDRKMTNYDYEKVFIYVFDRSLTHVLSFTQKHFPNAGLQVPAGTREPGEKLEECARRELYEESGLILNAPMMYLGQYLYDMGKFKDETHLRNFFWIKSDLHWKLAWTNVDTANQGNAAMIANFRFIPVEESPSLLIADHGLLVLIAQKLALKHNMEN